The following proteins are co-located in the Gemmatimonadaceae bacterium genome:
- a CDS encoding PAS domain S-box protein, translating into MTDTLAQGPMVNEPPDALLAQPGSAVPDAVHDAAPDAVIVVDRASAAILAVTDETVALFGYSRDALLGQSITLLVPSGMRSPDAAPEPGEDAARFCETADHHVDARARRQDGTVFPAEIRCTPAVMGGTEVLLGTVRDQTERARREARYEALFRASPVAAWVCDAATGRFLRTNDAASRKYGYSDDEFLAMSIDQLRLPDAAGVFAPSVRAHGSAPPVGAGYWHHRRKDGSIFQVQLSVETIALGGRMALLVQAREPERDVAVAAGSDRERQLAEAQALAHAGSWEWVIPTNHVTWSDELYRISGVPLRSPVTVQSFTDLVHPDDRALVNRSIQDGIAARRTSFDSEFRLVRADGNVRYVVSRYSVEFTPEGQPLRMAGTTLDVTDRHDAEQALAESERWHRSLIENSTDLVTVVDAEGVIAYISPSAHRLLGYDPGDLIGKNAFDFVHPADVAVVANVMRAGLMSPGTIHGADYRFRHREGQWRTLESMGQALIDGHGTVTIVVNSRDVTDRKAIEERQQALMIELSAARRVAESATQAKSDFLANMSHEIRTPMNAILGLTELLLDTDVTTDQRRHLQMVSDSGEVLLTLLNDILDLSKIEASHIELEEIVFDLPTLVHATASLFAVSALERQLELLVDVAPDVPRYLRGDPTRLRQVLTNLIGNAVKFTPKGEVEVTARVSGMNATGAMVRFAVRDTGIGIPADKLDTIFKEFSQLDASTTRRYGGTGLGLTIAKRLVRLMGGDITVTSHVGRGSEFSFTVPLPVETGPAPYTVAAPVRLAGSRVLVVDDNDTNRRIVREILAPAGATIDEAANAATALVVLERALADGRPFPVALLDSQMPDHDGWTLAADIRRHPGLAPTHLLMLTSAGDKGDAARCRALGIEGYLVKPVSRSELVEAVGMILAGNGTAGAVVTRHVMTEARARLRILLAEDNVVNQEVAAEMLRKRGHDITVVDNGLNAVAAVESGKFDVVLMDIHMPEMDGLAATAAIRKLPGFHDLPIIALTADALAGERDRCLAAGMSEYLAKPFKSHDLFAVVERWGPPPTAPGQPPERTGGTVTHVATSVVPTDNPPPVDVEQFRTSMREAGAEGAVERILDTFAADAPKRQAALLAAFESRDAAEIRNAAHAYKSAAGTIGAHAIAALMLSIEAAGKEGRIDDARALSAESQHLTDAVVSYLRGRRDGEPSHA; encoded by the coding sequence ATGACGGACACTCTGGCCCAGGGCCCGATGGTGAATGAGCCACCGGATGCATTGCTCGCCCAGCCCGGCAGCGCGGTGCCGGACGCGGTTCACGATGCCGCCCCCGATGCGGTGATCGTCGTGGACCGCGCCAGCGCCGCGATCCTCGCCGTCACCGACGAAACCGTCGCCCTGTTCGGCTACTCGCGTGACGCGCTGCTCGGCCAGTCGATCACGTTGCTCGTGCCCTCCGGGATGCGATCGCCGGACGCCGCGCCGGAGCCCGGCGAGGACGCGGCCCGGTTCTGCGAAACGGCCGACCACCACGTCGATGCGCGCGCCAGGCGCCAAGATGGCACCGTGTTCCCGGCCGAGATCCGCTGCACGCCGGCGGTGATGGGCGGGACCGAAGTGCTCCTGGGTACGGTACGCGACCAGACGGAGCGAGCGCGGCGAGAGGCGCGGTACGAGGCGCTGTTCCGCGCGAGCCCCGTTGCCGCGTGGGTCTGCGACGCCGCCACGGGGCGCTTCCTGCGCACCAACGACGCCGCGTCACGCAAGTACGGGTACTCGGATGACGAGTTCCTGGCGATGTCGATCGACCAATTGCGACTCCCCGATGCGGCGGGAGTGTTCGCCCCCTCGGTGCGCGCTCATGGTTCGGCGCCGCCCGTTGGCGCCGGATACTGGCATCACCGGCGGAAGGACGGGAGCATCTTCCAGGTGCAGTTGAGCGTGGAAACGATCGCGCTCGGCGGTCGGATGGCGCTTCTGGTCCAGGCCCGTGAGCCGGAACGCGACGTGGCCGTGGCCGCGGGCAGCGATCGCGAACGCCAACTGGCCGAAGCGCAGGCCCTCGCCCACGCCGGGAGTTGGGAGTGGGTGATCCCGACCAACCACGTCACCTGGTCCGACGAGCTGTACAGGATCTCCGGGGTTCCGCTGAGATCGCCGGTCACGGTGCAGTCGTTCACGGACCTCGTGCATCCCGACGATCGGGCGCTGGTGAATCGCTCGATCCAGGATGGGATCGCAGCGAGGCGGACCTCCTTCGATTCCGAATTCCGCCTCGTCCGTGCCGATGGGAACGTGCGCTACGTGGTCAGCCGGTACAGCGTGGAATTCACGCCCGAGGGCCAGCCGCTGCGCATGGCGGGCACAACCCTCGACGTCACCGACCGGCACGACGCGGAGCAGGCACTGGCGGAGAGCGAACGCTGGCATCGCTCTCTGATCGAGAATTCGACGGACCTCGTGACCGTCGTCGATGCCGAAGGCGTGATCGCCTACATCAGCCCGTCCGCGCACCGGTTGCTGGGCTACGACCCGGGCGATCTGATCGGCAAGAATGCGTTCGACTTCGTTCATCCGGCCGACGTGGCCGTCGTGGCGAACGTCATGCGCGCGGGGCTCATGTCGCCCGGCACCATCCATGGGGCCGACTACCGCTTCCGCCACCGGGAGGGCCAGTGGCGGACGCTGGAGTCCATGGGGCAGGCGCTGATCGACGGGCATGGCACCGTGACGATCGTGGTCAATTCGCGCGACGTCACCGATCGCAAGGCCATCGAGGAGCGCCAGCAGGCGCTGATGATCGAGTTGAGCGCGGCCAGGCGGGTCGCGGAATCGGCGACCCAGGCCAAGAGCGACTTCCTGGCGAACATGAGTCACGAGATCCGCACGCCGATGAACGCGATTCTCGGGCTCACCGAACTGCTCCTCGACACCGACGTCACGACCGACCAGCGCCGGCACCTCCAGATGGTGAGCGACTCGGGTGAGGTGTTGCTTACGCTGCTCAACGACATTCTCGACCTGTCGAAGATCGAAGCGTCCCACATCGAACTCGAGGAGATCGTGTTCGATCTCCCGACGCTCGTGCACGCCACCGCCAGCCTGTTCGCGGTGTCCGCGCTCGAGCGACAGCTCGAGTTGCTGGTGGACGTCGCGCCGGACGTGCCCCGCTACCTGCGCGGCGATCCAACTCGGCTGCGCCAGGTGCTCACCAACCTGATCGGCAATGCCGTCAAGTTCACGCCCAAGGGCGAGGTCGAGGTGACGGCGCGCGTTTCGGGCATGAACGCCACGGGGGCCATGGTGCGGTTCGCGGTCCGCGACACGGGCATCGGCATTCCGGCGGACAAGCTCGACACCATCTTCAAGGAGTTCAGCCAGCTCGATGCGTCCACCACGCGCCGCTACGGCGGCACGGGGCTGGGGCTGACGATCGCCAAGCGCCTCGTGCGGCTCATGGGTGGCGACATCACGGTCACGAGCCACGTGGGTCGTGGCAGTGAATTCAGCTTCACCGTCCCATTGCCGGTCGAGACCGGGCCGGCGCCGTACACGGTGGCCGCGCCGGTCCGGTTGGCCGGCTCGCGCGTGCTCGTGGTGGACGACAACGACACCAACCGGCGCATCGTGCGCGAGATCCTGGCGCCGGCCGGAGCGACGATCGACGAGGCCGCCAACGCGGCGACCGCCCTGGTGGTGCTCGAACGCGCGCTGGCCGACGGGCGCCCCTTCCCGGTGGCGCTCCTCGATTCGCAGATGCCCGACCACGACGGATGGACCCTCGCCGCGGACATTCGCCGGCATCCGGGGTTGGCGCCCACGCATCTGCTGATGCTCACGTCGGCCGGCGACAAGGGCGACGCCGCAAGGTGTCGCGCGCTGGGCATCGAGGGCTATCTCGTCAAGCCGGTATCGCGCAGCGAACTGGTCGAGGCGGTGGGGATGATCCTCGCCGGCAACGGAACGGCGGGCGCGGTGGTGACGCGCCACGTCATGACCGAAGCCAGAGCACGTCTTCGTATCCTGCTGGCCGAGGACAACGTGGTCAATCAGGAAGTCGCCGCTGAGATGTTGCGCAAACGCGGCCACGACATCACGGTCGTGGACAACGGCCTCAACGCCGTGGCCGCGGTGGAGAGCGGCAAGTTCGACGTCGTGCTGATGGACATCCACATGCCGGAGATGGATGGGCTGGCCGCCACGGCCGCGATCCGTAAACTCCCGGGCTTCCACGACCTCCCCATCATCGCGCTCACCGCCGACGCGTTGGCCGGCGAGCGAGACCGATGCCTCGCGGCCGGCATGAGCGAGTACCTCGCCAAACCGTTCAAGTCGCACGACCTGTTCGCGGTCGTCGAACGATGGGGTCCACCACCCACGGCGCCAGGGCAGCCGCCCGAGCGCACCGGAGGAACCGTGACACACGTCGCAACATCCGTCGTCCCGACCGACAACCCGCCGCCCGTGGACGTGGAGCAGTTCCGGACCTCGATGCGGGAGGCGGGCGCCGAAGGCGCGGTCGAGAGGATTCTCGATACCTTCGCTGCCGACGCTCCCAAACGACAGGCGGCGCTTCTGGCGGCATTCGAGTCCCGCGATGCGGCGGAGATCCGGAATGCGGCGCATGCGTACAAGTCCGCGGCCGGCACCATCGGCGCACACGCCATCGCCGCCCTCATGCTCAGCATCGAGGCGGCCGGCAAGGAGGGGCGCATCGACGACGCACGGGCGCTGTCCGCGGAGTCGCAGCACCTGACCGATGCGGTGGTGTCGTACTTGCGCGGGCGCCGCGACGGAGAACCGTCGCATGCTTGA
- a CDS encoding ATPase, T2SS/T4P/T4SS family: MLEAPPRGHWLLDVLRPDPVGGFQDPEIKPKASLVDAWRLAAKAAGITQAELAARVAAHYHLRVANFATAEQHAVALVPEKLARARLIFPLRETNRELVAAVANPGDMEAEQLIDFATGRSTVFEVAPPSQILEALDARYAPDRAVERLLDRVGVEMASAVSVVNEVEPESVIAREAEAAPIVKLTNMILGDAVRARASDIHLEPAGEGGRVRFRVDGVLQPYTRVAMPILNRVVSCLKIMGKMDIADRLRPQDGRARIRVDDQPIDLRLSTVPTRESEKAVVRLLDPRNARRIEDLSLSTAEVAPLRALIGHRDGIVLVTGPTGSGKTTLLYAALREMPAGELNVMTVEDPIEYELPGLTQIQVAPKQDVTFANALRSILRQDPDVIFIGEIRDEETAAIAVQASLTGHLVLASLHTNDAVGAISRFADLGVERGEIASTFRGATAQRLVRRVCPKCVQPIAGPLTEIEASLAVRYGAEPVVRTVGCVWCAQTGFYGRIPLLEILLASPALELGILEGATASQLQRIAVASGMRPLHDAALERVRNGETTLEEIDRELGESDAAPVAPAGPPLVLVVEDDAVARGVATALLEGNGFRVIEAADGIEALEQIQAQHDIALVVLDLAMPRMSGDEVLRKLRASVPTSELPVLVLTGATEKQTEVEMMEAGANDYVRKPLDPRLFIARVKAALRRADR; this comes from the coding sequence ATGCTTGAGGCCCCTCCCCGCGGCCATTGGCTGCTCGACGTCCTTCGCCCCGATCCGGTGGGCGGATTCCAGGACCCGGAGATCAAACCAAAGGCGTCGCTGGTGGATGCCTGGCGCCTCGCGGCCAAAGCCGCCGGCATCACGCAGGCCGAACTCGCCGCGCGCGTGGCGGCCCATTATCACCTCCGGGTAGCCAACTTCGCGACGGCGGAACAGCACGCCGTGGCGCTCGTTCCGGAGAAGCTGGCGCGGGCGCGGCTGATCTTTCCGCTGCGTGAGACCAATCGCGAACTCGTCGCGGCGGTGGCGAATCCCGGCGACATGGAGGCCGAGCAGCTGATCGACTTCGCGACCGGCCGCTCCACGGTGTTCGAGGTCGCGCCCCCGAGCCAGATCCTGGAGGCGCTCGATGCGCGGTACGCACCCGACCGCGCCGTGGAGCGGCTGCTCGATCGGGTCGGCGTCGAGATGGCGTCGGCGGTGAGTGTCGTGAACGAGGTCGAGCCGGAATCGGTGATCGCGCGCGAGGCCGAGGCGGCCCCCATCGTCAAGTTGACGAATATGATCCTCGGCGATGCCGTGCGCGCCCGGGCCAGCGACATACACCTCGAACCGGCCGGCGAGGGCGGACGCGTGCGGTTCCGCGTGGACGGCGTGCTGCAACCCTACACGCGCGTTGCCATGCCGATCCTGAACCGCGTGGTGTCGTGCCTCAAGATCATGGGCAAGATGGACATCGCCGACCGCCTCCGCCCCCAGGACGGCCGGGCCCGTATCCGCGTGGACGACCAGCCGATCGACCTGCGCCTCTCGACCGTCCCCACCCGGGAGTCCGAGAAAGCCGTGGTGCGGCTGCTGGACCCCCGCAACGCGCGGCGCATCGAGGACCTCTCGCTCTCCACCGCGGAAGTGGCGCCGCTGCGCGCGCTCATCGGACACCGCGACGGCATCGTGCTCGTCACCGGCCCCACCGGATCCGGCAAGACGACGCTGCTCTATGCCGCGCTGCGCGAGATGCCGGCCGGCGAACTTAACGTCATGACGGTCGAGGACCCCATCGAGTACGAACTCCCGGGGTTGACCCAGATCCAGGTGGCACCCAAGCAGGACGTGACGTTCGCCAACGCGCTGCGCTCCATTCTGCGCCAGGACCCGGATGTCATCTTCATCGGCGAGATCCGCGACGAGGAGACGGCGGCCATCGCCGTGCAGGCGAGCCTCACCGGACACCTCGTGCTGGCGTCGCTCCACACGAACGACGCCGTCGGCGCCATCAGCCGGTTCGCGGACCTCGGCGTGGAGCGCGGCGAGATCGCGAGCACCTTCCGCGGCGCCACGGCCCAGCGGCTCGTGCGCCGGGTCTGCCCCAAGTGCGTCCAGCCGATCGCCGGCCCGCTCACCGAGATCGAAGCCAGCCTGGCCGTGCGGTACGGCGCCGAGCCGGTGGTGCGGACCGTGGGCTGTGTCTGGTGCGCGCAGACGGGCTTCTATGGGCGGATCCCCCTCCTGGAGATTCTCCTCGCCAGCCCGGCTCTGGAATTGGGAATCCTCGAGGGGGCGACTGCGTCACAGTTGCAGCGAATCGCCGTGGCCTCGGGCATGCGCCCGCTCCACGACGCGGCGCTGGAACGGGTGCGCAATGGCGAGACCACGTTGGAGGAGATCGACCGCGAACTCGGGGAATCGGACGCCGCCCCCGTGGCGCCGGCCGGTCCTCCGCTGGTGCTCGTGGTCGAGGACGACGCCGTGGCGCGCGGCGTGGCCACGGCGCTGCTCGAGGGCAATGGGTTCCGCGTGATCGAAGCGGCCGACGGCATCGAAGCGCTCGAACAGATCCAGGCGCAGCACGACATCGCGTTGGTCGTGCTGGACCTCGCCATGCCGCGGATGTCGGGTGACGAGGTGTTGCGCAAGCTCCGCGCGTCGGTGCCGACCAGTGAGCTTCCGGTGCTGGTGCTCACCGGCGCCACCGAGAAGCAGACCGAGGTCGAGATGATGGAAGCGGGGGCCAACGACTACGTGCGCAAGCCGCTCGATCCCCGACTGTTCATCGCGCGAGTCAAAGCGGCATTGCGCCGGGCCGACCGCTAG
- a CDS encoding extracellular solute-binding protein gives MHRLLALASFAFVIGVSTRASTPAPIRPASTAQDSAGPMLVMNAASVTRPLRAVLDSFSAHTGLKYALEPGASLEIARRVTELGQHPDVIVLADPEVFPTLLMPRFTAWYALFGRNRMVLAYTDRSAGAREITAENWRSVILRPGVEIGRADPNTDPSGYRTLLTFQLAERFYKEPGLARRLLEAASERNVRPREAEQVALLQTHQLDYIWTYENLAENDGLRFVKLPDAIDLGNPADSANYALVSTRVVGKHPGDTITVRGAPILFAISAGTHAPHAMAAQRFIRFLLSPAGQAILHGQHFDALPTPIFVGKAPSGF, from the coding sequence ATGCACCGCCTGCTCGCGCTCGCCAGCTTCGCGTTCGTCATCGGGGTGTCCACACGCGCGTCCACCCCGGCGCCCATCCGGCCGGCGTCCACCGCGCAGGACAGCGCGGGGCCGATGCTCGTCATGAACGCGGCGTCGGTCACGCGGCCCCTGCGGGCGGTGCTCGACAGCTTCTCCGCCCACACCGGCCTCAAGTACGCGCTGGAACCCGGTGCGAGCCTCGAGATTGCGCGCCGCGTGACCGAACTCGGCCAGCACCCGGACGTGATCGTGCTCGCCGATCCCGAGGTGTTCCCGACGCTCCTCATGCCGCGATTCACGGCGTGGTATGCGCTGTTCGGCCGCAACCGCATGGTGCTCGCGTACACCGATCGCTCCGCCGGCGCCCGGGAGATCACGGCCGAGAACTGGCGTAGCGTGATTCTGCGGCCCGGCGTGGAGATCGGGCGCGCCGACCCGAATACCGATCCCTCGGGATATCGCACGCTGCTCACCTTCCAGCTTGCCGAGCGCTTCTATAAGGAGCCGGGCCTGGCGCGGCGGCTGCTCGAGGCGGCATCGGAGCGCAACGTTCGGCCGCGCGAGGCGGAACAGGTGGCGCTGCTGCAGACGCACCAGCTGGACTACATCTGGACGTACGAGAACCTCGCCGAGAATGACGGATTGCGCTTCGTGAAGCTCCCCGACGCGATCGATCTGGGCAACCCGGCCGATTCGGCCAACTACGCGCTGGTGTCCACGCGCGTGGTGGGGAAGCATCCCGGCGATACGATCACCGTCCGCGGGGCCCCGATCCTGTTCGCCATATCCGCGGGCACGCACGCCCCGCACGCCATGGCGGCGCAGCGGTTCATCCGCTTTCTGCTCTCGCCGGCCGGCCAGGCCATCCTCCACGGGCAGCACTTCGACGCACTCCCGACCCCGATCTTCGTGGGCAAGGCGCCGAGCGGGTTCTGA